Proteins encoded together in one Schistocerca americana isolate TAMUIC-IGC-003095 chromosome 8, iqSchAmer2.1, whole genome shotgun sequence window:
- the LOC124545568 gene encoding uncharacterized protein LOC124545568 produces the protein MGKNKRGRRGKKSNRRKVVATGAPIESADKVCSCAEHYHSDEYYDSDELDYKRRKKPADPLPALADPADQANSNGEQHGCTTQQAKCSEEAQDENTLQAGPTCDRDAKKTRRRRRRGKCADALPPQEEAAPQSVEQPLEETAGVVSEKKKRRRRRKYATASPHASEDGASGSGGGSRPEQAPAVAGGFSSLKQLEEQVIADLRRLFTDHRLSATVLESLLKATK, from the coding sequence ATGGGCAAGAACAAACGTGGTAGACGTGGAAAGAAGTCGAATAGACGAAAGGTAGTCGCGACGGGCGCGCCCATAGAATCGGCAGACAAGGTGTGCAGCTGTGCTGAGCACTACCACAGCGACGAGTACTATGACTCAGACGAGTTGGACTACAAGAGAAGGAAGAAACCTGCCGACCCTCTTCCGGCGCTAGCAGATCCGGCCGACCAGGCGAATTCTAATGGGGAGCAGCATGGCTGCACCACGCAGCAggcgaagtgtagtgaagaggctCAGGACGAAAATACGCTGCAGGCGGGTCCTACTTGTGACCGAGACGCCAAGAAGACGAGGCGCCGAAGGAGACGCGGGAAATGTGCGGACGCTCTTCCGCCACAGGAAGAAGCCGCGCCTCAGTCCGTGGAGCAGCCACTGGAAGAAACAGCAGGCGTAGTGAGCGAGAAGAAGAAACGGAGGAGGCGCCGCAAATACGCAACGGCTTCCCCCCATGCCAGTGAAGACGGAGCCAGTGGCAGTGGAGGGGGGAGCCGGCCAGAACAAGCACCAGCTGTGGCAGGAGGCTTCAGCAGCCTGAAGCAGCTGGAGGAGCAGGTGATTGCCGACTTGAGGAGGCTCTTCACCGACCACAGGCTGTCTGCCACCGTCCTGGAGTCGCTGCTCAAAGCGACCAAGTAA